A window of Piliocolobus tephrosceles isolate RC106 chromosome 13, ASM277652v3, whole genome shotgun sequence contains these coding sequences:
- the CLP1 gene encoding polyribonucleotide 5'-hydroxyl-kinase Clp1: MGEEANDDKKPTTKFELERETELRFEVEASQSVQLELLTGMAEIFGTELTRNKKFTFDAGAKVAVFTWHGCSVQLSGRTEVAYVSKDTPMLLYLNTHTALEQMRRQAEKEEERGPRVMVVGPTDVGKSTVCRLLLNYAVRLGRRPTYVELDVGQGSVSIPGTMGALYIERPADVEEGFSIQAPLVYHFGSTTPGTNIKLYNKITSRLADVFNQRCEVNRRASVSGCVINTCGWVKGSGYQALVHAASAFEVDVVVVLDQERLYNELKRDLPHFVRTVLLPKSGGVVERSKDFRRECRDERIREYFYGFRGCFYPHAFNVKFSDVKIYKVGAPTIPDSCLPLGMSQEDNQLKLVPVTPGRDMVHHLLSVSTAEGTEENLSETSVAGFIVVTSVDLEHQVFTVLSPAPRPLPKNFLLIMDIRFMDLK, translated from the exons ATGGGAGAAGAGGCTAATGATGACAAGAAGCCAACCACTAAATTTGAACTAGAGCGAGAAACAGAACTTCGCTTTGAGGTGGAGGCATCTCAGTCAGTTCAGTTGGAGTTGTTGACTGGCATGGCAGAGATCTTTGGCACAGAGCTGACCCGAAACAAGAAATTCACCTTTGATGCTGGTGCCAAGGTGGCTGTTTTCACTTGGCATGGCTGTTCTGTGCAACTGAGCGGCCGCACTGAGGTGGCTTATGTCTCCAAGGACACTCCTATGTTGCTTTACCTCAACACTCACACAGCCTTGGAACAGATGCGGAGGCaagcagaaaaggaagaagagcgCGGTCCCCGTGTGATGGTAGTGGGCCCCACTGATGTGGGCAAGTCTACAGTGTGTCGCCTTCTGCTCAACTATGCAGTGCGTTTGGGCCGCCGTCCCACTTATGTGGAGCTGGATGTGGGCCAGGGTTCTGTGTCCATCCCTGGTACCATGGGGGCCCTCTACATTGAGCGGCCTGCAGACGTGGAAGAGGGTTTCTCTATCCAGGCTCCTCTGGTGTATCATTTTGGTTCCACCACTCCTGGCACCAACATCAAGCTTTATAATAAG ATTACATCTCGTTTAGCAGATGTGTTCAACCAAAGGTGTGAGGTGAATCGAAGGGCATCTGTGAGTGGCTGTGTCATTAACACCTGTGGCTGGGTCAAGGGCTCTGGTTACCAGGCTCTGGTGCATGCAGCCTCAGCTTTTGAGGTGGATGTCGTTGTGGTTCTGGATCAAGAACGACTGTACAATGAACTGAAACGGGACCTCCCCCACTTTGTACGCACCGTGCTGCTCCCTAAATCTGGGGGTGTGGTGGAGCGCTCCAAGGACTTCCGGCGGGAATGTAGGGATGAGCGTATCCGTGAGTATTTTTATGGATTCCGAGGCTGTTTCTATCCCCATGCCTTCAATGTCAAATTTTCAGATGTGAAAATCTACAAAGTTGGGGCACCCACCATCCCAGACTCCTGTTTACCTTTGGGCATGTCTCAAGAGGATAATCAGCTCAAGCTAGTACCCGTCACTCCTGGGCGAGATATGGTGCACCACCTACTGAGCGTTAGCACTGCCGAGGGCACAGAGGAGAACCTGTCCGAGACGAGTGTAGCTGGCTTCATTGTGGTGACCAGTGTGGACCTGGAGCATCAGGTGTTTACTGTTCTGTCTCCAGCCCCCCGCCCACTGCCTAAGAACTTCCTTCTCATCATGGACATCCGGTTCATGGATCTGAAGTAG
- the YPEL4 gene encoding protein yippee-like 4: protein MPSCDPGPGPACLPTKTFRSYLPRCHRTYSCVHCRAHLAKHDELISKSFQGSHGRAYLFNSVVNVGCGPAEQRLLLTGLHSVADIFCESCKTTLGWKYEQAFETSQKYKEGKYIIEMSHMVKDNGWD, encoded by the exons ATGCCCAGCTGTGACCCCGgtccaggccctgcctgcctccccaccAAGACTTTCCGCAGCTACCTGCCCCGCTGCCACCGCACTTACAGCTGTGTCCACTGCCGTGCACACCTGGCCAAACACGATGAGCTTATTTCCAAG TCCTTCCAAGGGAGCCATGGCCGAGCCTACCTGTTTAACTCCGT ggtcaaCGTGGGTTGCGGGCCAGCTGAACAGCGCCTCTTGCTCACGGGGCTCCACTCCGTAGCTGACATTTTCTGTGAGAGCTGCAAAACCACACTGGGCTGGAAATAT GAACAAGCTTTTGAGACGAGCCAGAAGTACAAGGAAGGGAAATACATCATTGAAATGTCACACATGGTGAAGGACAACGGCTGGGACTGA